The following are from one region of the Oncorhynchus nerka isolate Pitt River linkage group LG8, Oner_Uvic_2.0, whole genome shotgun sequence genome:
- the LOC115133027 gene encoding kelch-like protein 42, protein MSSEQIIVIVMDDKTYNVNKGKLIEKSDYFRALYSSGMRESREDSVQLQGLSVPGLELVLEFINTSKVKVVNETLEDLIETASFLQVTSILKLLSSEIRQENCVELYSLSEVYGTHDLRNACLRYMSCHYHPMLRRPEFSDLPAALRNQVREMRMKGTATLVAIGLFTCLALDLPDQDEPWSMLRYGEVEQRWKPLANNLPSDMVNVRGYGSAVLDNYLFIVGGYRMTSQEISAAHCYNPCRNEWNQVAPLNQKRSNFKLLAVGGKLYAVGGQCQGTVECYSPEQDWWTCVSSLPDPLAEFSACECQGMIYVMGGYTARDRNTSVLRYCPTSDSWTVFRSCSAHVRKQQMLSVEDTIYLVGGYTHELEPGPGRRASQTEDMLTVQSYNVTTGEWLHLKDNTSKSGLNLTCTLHNDGVYIMSRDVSLPTSLEHRVFLKYNIFSDAWEAFRRFPALGQNMLLCSLYLPNVL, encoded by the exons ATGTCATCTGAACAAATAATCGTAATTGTCATGGATGACAAAACGTACAACGTCAACAAAGGCAAGTTGATAGAAAAAAGCGACTACTTCCGGGCACTGTACAGCTCTGGGATGCGCGAGTCCAGAGAGGATTCAGTGCAACTGCAGGGGCTGAGTGTGCCAGGGCTCGAGCTGGTCCTGGAGTTTATCAACACCTCCAAAGTGAAAGTAGTCAACGAGACCCTGGAAGACCTGATTGAGACTGCATCTTTTTTGCAAGTCACCTCTATCCTAAAACTCCTTTCGTCTGAAATTCGACAAGAGAATTGTGTGGAACTCTACAGCCTATCTGAGGTATATGGAACTCATGATCTACGCAACGCTTGTCTCAGATATATGAGCTGTCACTACCACCCGATGCTGCGGAGACCAGAGTTCAGCGACTTACCTGCGGCCCTGCGCAACCAGGTTAGAGAGATGCGTATGAAAGGCACAGCCACTCTGGTGGCTATCGGACTTTTCACCTGTCTGGCTCTGGACCTACCAGACCAGGACGAGCCCTGGTCCATGCTGAGGTATGGGGAAGTAGAGCAGCGTTGGAAGCCGCTTGCTAACAACCTGCCCTCTGACATGGTCAATGTGAGAGGCTACGGCTCGGCCGTGTTGGACAACTACCTGTTCATTGTCGGTGGGTACAGAATGACCAGCCAGGAGATCTCAGCGGCACACTGCTACAACCCCTGTAGAAATGAATGGAACCAGGTAGCCCCCCTGAACCAGaagag GTCCAACTTCAAGCTGCTGGCGGTAGGAGGAAAGCTGTATGCAGTGGGAGGCCAGTGTCAGGGCACTGTGGAGTGCTACAGCCCTGAGCAGGACTGGTGGACCTGTGTGTCGTCACTACCTGACCCCCTGGCAGAGTTCTCTGCCTGCGAGTGCCAGGGCATGATCTACGTCATGGGAGGATATACTGCCAGAG ACAGGAATACCAGCGTACTCCGCTACTGCCCCACCTCTGACAGTTGGACAGTGTTCCGCTCCTGCTCGGCCCACGTGCGTAAGCAGCAGATGCTCTCGGTGGAAGATACCATCTACCTGGTGGGGGGGTACACCCACGAGCTGGAGCCGGGTCCGGGGCGGCGGGCCAGCCAGACGGAGGACATGCTGACGGTGCAGTCTTACAACGTGACCACGGGGGAGTGGCTCCACCTGAAGGACAACACCTCCAAGTCGGGTCTGAACCTCACGTGTACACTGCACAACGACGGGGTCTATATTATGTCGCGCGACGTCAGCCTGCCCACCAGCCTGGAGCACCGCGTCTTCCTCAAGTACAACATCTTCTCAGACGCCTGGGAGGCCTTCAGACGCTTCCCCGCGCTGGGCCAGAATATGCTACTCTGCTCCCTCTATCTGCCCAACGTTCTATGA